Proteins encoded in a region of the Lepeophtheirus salmonis chromosome 6, UVic_Lsal_1.4, whole genome shotgun sequence genome:
- the Nacalpha gene encoding nascent polypeptide-associated complex subunit alpha, which produces MPEQTEVLTKKPQEEVEDDKESGSDSDSESMPDLDESTNAATGQSPLAAAAGVEEPTSKAKQSRGEKKARKIMSKLGLKQVTGVSRVTIRKSKNILFVINKPDIYKNPSSDTYIVFGEAKIEDLSHQAQMEAAQKFKAAEAPQPDDLSGGQGTTSRRAVIAEEEEDEEVDATGVSESDIELVMSQASVSRAKAIKALKNNTNDIVNAIMELTM; this is translated from the exons ATGCCAGAACAAACTGAAGTCTTAACTAAGAAACCCCAAGAGGAGGTTGAAGATGATAAGGAATCTGGATCCGACTCCGATTCTGAGTCCATGCCTGATTTAGATGAATCCACCAATGCTGCTACTGGACAATCTCCTTTGGCTGCCGCTGCTGGTGTTGAAGAACCCACAAGCAAGGCTAAACAAAGTCGTGGGGAAAAGAAGGCTAGAAAGATTATGTCCAAGTTGGGATTGAAGCAA gtcaCTGGCGTATCACGCGTAACGATCCGTAAATCTAAGAACATCCTCTTTGTCATTAACAAACCCGACATATATAAGAACCCATCTAGTGATACTTACATTGTCTTTGGTGAGGCCAAGATTGAGGATTTGTCTCATCAAGCTCAGATGGAAGCAGCACAGAAGTTCAAAGCAGCTGAAGCTCCACAACCTGATGACCTCTCTGGAGGACAAGGTACGACCTCAAGACGGGCTGTCATTGCTGAAGAAGAAGAGGACGAGGAAGTCGATGCTACTGGAGTGTCTGAAAGTGACATTGAACTTGTCATGTCCCAAGCTAGTGTTTCCCGGGCCAAAGCAATTAAGGCTCTGAAAAATAATACCAATGACATAGTCAATGCCATCatg GAGCTCACGATGTGA